The DNA region ACTGCTGCTGGCGCTCGCGGGTCTGTATCAGCTGTTGGCTAAGGGCGTTGCGGCTGTTCTGGATCAGCTGCAGCATCTGCTTGACCACAGTGGTCTCCACCAACTGCTCTTTTTTCAGGATCAGGCGTTCGCAAAGCAGGGTCTCAAGCTGTTGAATCTGGCTGCGCGCCAGCAGTTTGTCATCATTTTTCACTTTCGCCAGCAGCGCCTGCTTGGCGGACAGGGTCATTACATCCTGGCTGTCGATGCGAAGCTGTCGTGCGCTGGCTTCCCTGACCTGGTCAATGGAGCGCTGGGTAAACTCCGGTCCCTGCAGGTCATCCCAAAGGATATCGATCTTGTTGAGGACTGCGTAGAGTGATCCCTGGGTATCTTCATCGAGCTGGCGAACATGGTGCTCCCACACCTGCATATCACTGGCGGTAACGCCGGTGTCCGCACTGAGCAGATAGATGATCGCCTGGGCATTGGGCAGCATACTGAGGGTGAGCTCAGGTTCGCTACCCAGAGCGTTGAGGCCGGGGGTATCCAGTATACGGATGCCCTGGCTGAGCAGCGGGTGGTCGTAGTTGATCATGGCGTGACGCCAGGCAGGAATCACCACCTGGCTGCGGTCTTTGTCACAGTGATCCAGGGAGGCGGGATCGAAGCCGAGCTGCCGAGCCTTCTCTACCGTGACCGTTTTGGTGCGTGCAACCTCGGTAAACGCCTGGGTCATCGCCTGGGGGTCACGGCTGTCGAAAAAGATGGTAACCCAGTGTTCGGGGATGCGTTTGAAACCCGTGATACTGGTGCTCGCCATGCGGGTTTCGATCGGCAGCAAACGGATGAAGCAGCGCTCGCTCTTGCGGTCGTAAAACATCTCCGTCGGGCACATGGTGGTGCGCCCGGCCTGGGAGGGCAGCATTCGCTGGCCGTACTGGGAGAAAAAAAGTGCATTGATCAGCTCGGTCTTGCCGCGGGAAAACTCCCCTACAAACGCGAGCGTAATCTCATCCTGCCGCAATACCTTGGCGGCGCGTTCCAGTTTTCCCTCAATCTCGGGGTTACTGACTTTGTTACTGCGCATCCAGGCGCGGTAGATGGACAGCTGCTTGATCAGGTGGTGCTTCCACTTGATGTAGGCATCAACCTGCTGGGTCAGCTTACCTGTACTCATAATCTCTGTCCTATGTCCCGCCGCTGTCCAGCCACTCAGTCAGGGCCAGTGGGCAGGCCATTGAGTTGATCCCGCGGATAGGTGCGGGGACAGCGTGAAACAGTATCGGTGTTGGTCTGGGTTTTACCTTAGTAAACAGGCATATAAATACAATAATTAATTCACTTTATACTTGATAAAGTGACACTGTTAGCGATTTCTGCCGATTATCCGAGCAGAGCCTGGAAGACGGCGGGCAAGATCTTCTGCAAGGAGATGATGATCAGCACGATGGCCATCAGCGACAGGTCCAGGCCACCTATCGGTGGAATCACCCGCCGTACCCGGCTACTCAGTGGCTCGGTAATCTGGTGCAGTAGCATGAGCGCCGGATGGTAGCTACCCGGAGCAACCCAGCTGGCAATGGCGATGATGATCAGGCTCCAGAGATAGAGGTTAAGGACGGTATTGATCAGCTCATAAAGACTGTTGACCAGGGCAAATCCCAAAGGGGGCGTCATGCCCTTAAGGGCAAACAGCAGATACACCAGGGCCAGCTGTAGCAGCAGCGCCAAAGCCAGAGAGGCGATATCCACCCCCCCTACACCCGGAATGAGCCTGCGCAGGGGAATCAGCAGCGGGTTCGTCGCCTTGACCACAAACTGCGACAGGGGGTTATAGAAGTCGGCGCGAACCAGCTGCAGGATAAAACGAATCAGGACCACCATGATGTAGAGGCCGCCAATGGTATGGATCAGGAAGCTGAGCGTGTCTTGCAGGGCTGCTGACATAAGCAGGGGTTCTCCGGTTGTTTATCGTCAGACTACTATGATTGGGTCCACTTCTTAAGTAAGCAAGTTATTTGGTGAGCTCGGCGGCCATCTCGGCGGCACGGGCGTGACAGCGACCCATCGCGGATTCCACCAACTGGGGCAGGCCTCCCTGTTCAAACGTTCGAATGGCCTGCTCGGTGGTTCCTCCCGGGGACATCACCCGGCGCTTGAGCTCGCCGGCATCCACATCGCTTTCCTGGGCCATTCGGGCGGCCCCGAGTGCGGTTTGCAGGGTCAGCTCGGTGGCGCTTTCGCGGCTCAGGCCAAGCTTTTCACCGGCGGCGATCATCGCTTCCATCATCATGAAGTAGTAAGCCGGGCCACTGCCCGAGACGGCGATGACCGCATCGATCAGCGCCTCACGGTCGACCCAGCTGAGAATGCCGACGGCTGCGAACAGGCTGCTGGCAATCTCCCGTTGCTCAGCGGTGACCACCGCATTGGCAAACAGGCCGCAGGCGCCGGTGCCGACCAGAGAGGGGGTGTTGGGCATGCTGCGAATGATGGGCAGCCCACCGCCACTCCAGCGGTCCAGTGCCTCCACGGTGATCCCGGCGGCCACCGAGATGATGAGTGGGCGGCGTTGCTGCAGCGTCTCCGAGAGCTCCTTCAGCAGGGCCTGCATGCCCTGGGGCTTGACGCCGAGGATGACCACGTCGGCCTGGCGCACCAGCTCGGTATTGTCGGTGCTGGTTTGGATGCCGTAGCGGGCCTTCAGTTGCTCCAGCTTTTCCGGTGTACGCGTACTTCCCCAGATGCGAGCGGCATCGTAGCCCTGTTGAATGAGTCCGCCAAAGATCGCCTGGCTCATGTTGCCGGCACCAATAAAGGCAAGGGTGGGTTGGGTCATGGGGAGGTCCTTGAGGTGGTGTTGCGGCTGCCGAACAGGGCGGTGCCGATGCGTACAAAAGTGGCGCCCTGGGCAATGGCCGCTTCCAGGTCATTGCTCATGCCCATGGAGAGGGTATCCAGGGGTTGGTCGGGCAGCTGCTCGCGCAGTTGAGCCAGCGCCTGACTGAGGCGGGCAAAGGGTTGTTGCTGGGCGTCAAAGTCATCACTGGCGGCGGGTATGGCCATGAGGCCCCGCAGGGCGAGGTTGGGGCAGCTGGCCACCTCCGCGGCCAGCGCCGGCAGCGCCTCGAGAGGAACCCCGGCCTTGCTCGGTTCATTGCTGATATTCACCTGCAGGCAGACATTAAGGGGCGGGCGCTCCGCTCCACGGGCTTCGCTCAGGCGCCGGGCAATTTTGGCGCGCTCGACGCAGTGGATCCAGTCGAACTGTTGGGCCATTAGAGTGGTCTTGTTGGACTGGATGGCGCCAATAAAGTGCCAGACGATATCCCGCCCCTTAAGCGCCTCGATCTTGTCGAGGGCCTCCTGCAGGTAGTTCTCCCCGAAGTGGCGCTGGCCGGAGAGCCAGGCGGCCTCGATATCGGCCACTGGCTTGGTCTTGCTGACGGCCAGCAGCTCAACCGGGTCGGTGCGCTGGAAGCGGTTGCAGGCGGCATCAATGCGCTGGCGCACGAGCTCAAGGTTGGCGGCGATTTGTGACATAGGTAGACTGGTTAACCTGTTAACGCTTTAACGCTCAGGGATACTAAACTATATCCCTTAAAATCAAAATGTTAAGCTGGGCTGACGATAGGGGTGCGGGCACAGGCCGCGACCGTTAAGACTGGTATCACTGGGGATCTTTATGGACATTACGGAACTGCTGGCGTTCTCTTCCAAGCAGGGAGCATCGGATCTGCACCTGTCGGCGGGTTTGCCACCGATGATTCGTGTGGATGGTGATGTGCGGCGTATCAACCTGCCTGCGCTGGAGCACAAGCAGGTTCATGCGCTGATCTACGACATCATGAACGACAAGCAGCGCAAGGATTTTGAGGAGTTCTGGGAAACCGACTTCTCCTTCGAGGTGCCCGGGGTGGCGCGTTTCCGGGTCAATGCGTTTAACCAGAACCGGGGTGCCGGTGCAGTGTTCCGGACCATCCCCTCCAAGGTGCTGACCATGGAGGACCTGGGAATGGGGCAGGTGTTCAAGGATGTCTCCATGGTTCCCCGGGGGCTGGTGCTGGTGACCGGGCCCACGGGTTCCGGAAAGAGTACCACCCTTGCGGCAATGATCGATTACATCAATGACAACAAGTACGAGCACGTACTCACCATTGAGGATCCCATCGAGTTTGTGCACGAGTCCAAGAAGTGCCTGGTGAACCAGCGGGAAGTGCACCGGGATACCCTCGGTTTCAACGAGGCGCTGCGCTCCGCCCTGCGGGAAGACCCTGATATTATCCTGGTGGGTGAGCTGCGGGACCTGGAAACCATTCGTCTGGCGCTTACAGCGGCCGAAACCGGTCACCTGGTGTTCGGCACCCTGCACACCACCTCCGCGGCCAAGACCATTGACCGGGTGATCGACGTATTCCCTGCCGAGGAGAAGTCGATGGTGCGCTCGATGTTGTCGGAGTCGCTGCAGGCGGTTATCTCCCAGACGCTGTTGAAACGCATTGGCGGCGGCCGGGTAGCGGCCCACGAGATCATGATCGGTACCCCTGCGATTCGTAACCTGATTCGGGAGGACAAGGTGGCGCAGATGTACTCAGCCATCCAGACTGGCGGCTCGCTGGGCATGGTGACCCTCGACCAGTGTCTTAAGGACCTCTTGTCGAAAGGACTCATTAGCCGTGAAGGCGCCCGCGAGAAGGCAAAGATTCCGGATAATTTTTAAGCCGATAGTTTAAGCTAGCCAGAGTAGTTAATCTCCGCTGTGCGCTACTGCGAGCGGAGAGCCGGGCTCTCCGGTGATACGCTCGGAAAGCAACATAACCCCAAGACCGAAGGGAAGGATGGAGTTCACCGATGGACTTTAACAAGCTGCTCAAACTGATGGTGGAGAAGGGCGCCTCGGACCTGTTTATTACCGCGGGCGTCGCCCCCAGCATGAAGGTGAATGGGCGGGTGGTTCCCGTCACCAAGACCGCCATGAGCCCGGAGGTGACCCGCGAAACGGTGCTGGGGGTAATGAACGAAAACCAGCGTCGTGAGTTTGCCGAAACCCACGAATGCCAGTTTGCCCTGAGCGCGCGAGGCATCGGTCGATTCCGGGTGAGCGCCTTTTACCAGCGCAACCTGGTGGGTATGGTGTTGCGACGTATTGAAACCTCGATTCCCAAGATTGATGGCCTGGGACTACCTCCCATTATCCGCGACCTGGCGATGACCAAGCGTGGGCTGATCATCTTCGTGGGGGGGACCGGTACCGGTAAGTCGACCTCGCTGGCGTCCATGATCGGCCACCGTAACGCCAACTCCACCGGTCATATCATCAGTATCGAGGACCCCATCGAGTACATTCACCAACACAATGGGTGCATCATCACCCAGCGTGAGGTGGGTATCGATACCGACAGTTTCGAGGTGGCCCTCAAGAACACCCTGCGTCAGGCGCCGGATGTGATCATGATTGGTGAGGTACGGACCCGGGAGACCATGGAGTACGCCGTGGCATTCGCCGAAACGGGTCACCTCTGCCTGGCCACCCTTCACGCCAATAACGCCAACCAGGCTTTGGACCGGATCATTCACTTCTTCCCCCCCGATCGCCACGGCCAGACCTGGATGGATCTGTCGCTGAACCTCAAGGCGATTGTCGCCCAGCAGTTGATTCCGACACCGGATGGCAAGGGCCGGCGCGCGGTTATCGAGGTACTGCTCAATACCCCCCTGGCGTCCGATATTATTCGTAAAGGGGCGGTACACGAGCTCAAGCCGTTGATGATCAAGTCCACCGAG from Aestuariirhabdus litorea includes:
- a CDS encoding dynamin family protein, whose amino-acid sequence is MSTGKLTQQVDAYIKWKHHLIKQLSIYRAWMRSNKVSNPEIEGKLERAAKVLRQDEITLAFVGEFSRGKTELINALFFSQYGQRMLPSQAGRTTMCPTEMFYDRKSERCFIRLLPIETRMASTSITGFKRIPEHWVTIFFDSRDPQAMTQAFTEVARTKTVTVEKARQLGFDPASLDHCDKDRSQVVIPAWRHAMINYDHPLLSQGIRILDTPGLNALGSEPELTLSMLPNAQAIIYLLSADTGVTASDMQVWEHHVRQLDEDTQGSLYAVLNKIDILWDDLQGPEFTQRSIDQVREASARQLRIDSQDVMTLSAKQALLAKVKNDDKLLARSQIQQLETLLCERLILKKEQLVETTVVKQMLQLIQNSRNALSQQLIQTRERQQQLQGNKSDNNHMIYELQEEAHQKYDQHQKRLIAMRANRRLLMRQQQMLKSACNSNQFNDHISALHREMSGSWTTLGMNQSVELLFRNLYLDLNNLQIESKLADKMVDSIYSRYCREHPGTFMEPPSLDVDQYTRELRVIQRKSDRFRSQLKTLLTEQSVVVSRYFATLVSEINKLFERLHGQVEHWASDVLLPLMQNMLEQKQLLEQQMIRLKSLTQENRNHQQQMDRLTTMIHTQEMQLQVLETVLKEFRKPPPFLRSRKVVNLHGQSVA
- a CDS encoding YggT family protein — encoded protein: MSAALQDTLSFLIHTIGGLYIMVVLIRFILQLVRADFYNPLSQFVVKATNPLLIPLRRLIPGVGGVDIASLALALLLQLALVYLLFALKGMTPPLGFALVNSLYELINTVLNLYLWSLIIIAIASWVAPGSYHPALMLLHQITEPLSSRVRRVIPPIGGLDLSLMAIVLIIISLQKILPAVFQALLG
- the proC gene encoding pyrroline-5-carboxylate reductase produces the protein MTQPTLAFIGAGNMSQAIFGGLIQQGYDAARIWGSTRTPEKLEQLKARYGIQTSTDNTELVRQADVVILGVKPQGMQALLKELSETLQQRRPLIISVAAGITVEALDRWSGGGLPIIRSMPNTPSLVGTGACGLFANAVVTAEQREIASSLFAAVGILSWVDREALIDAVIAVSGSGPAYYFMMMEAMIAAGEKLGLSRESATELTLQTALGAARMAQESDVDAGELKRRVMSPGGTTEQAIRTFEQGGLPQLVESAMGRCHARAAEMAAELTK
- a CDS encoding YggS family pyridoxal phosphate-dependent enzyme, translated to MSQIAANLELVRQRIDAACNRFQRTDPVELLAVSKTKPVADIEAAWLSGQRHFGENYLQEALDKIEALKGRDIVWHFIGAIQSNKTTLMAQQFDWIHCVERAKIARRLSEARGAERPPLNVCLQVNISNEPSKAGVPLEALPALAAEVASCPNLALRGLMAIPAASDDFDAQQQPFARLSQALAQLREQLPDQPLDTLSMGMSNDLEAAIAQGATFVRIGTALFGSRNTTSRTSP
- a CDS encoding type IV pilus twitching motility protein PilT — translated: MDITELLAFSSKQGASDLHLSAGLPPMIRVDGDVRRINLPALEHKQVHALIYDIMNDKQRKDFEEFWETDFSFEVPGVARFRVNAFNQNRGAGAVFRTIPSKVLTMEDLGMGQVFKDVSMVPRGLVLVTGPTGSGKSTTLAAMIDYINDNKYEHVLTIEDPIEFVHESKKCLVNQREVHRDTLGFNEALRSALREDPDIILVGELRDLETIRLALTAAETGHLVFGTLHTTSAAKTIDRVIDVFPAEEKSMVRSMLSESLQAVISQTLLKRIGGGRVAAHEIMIGTPAIRNLIREDKVAQMYSAIQTGGSLGMVTLDQCLKDLLSKGLISREGAREKAKIPDNF
- a CDS encoding PilT/PilU family type 4a pilus ATPase is translated as MDFNKLLKLMVEKGASDLFITAGVAPSMKVNGRVVPVTKTAMSPEVTRETVLGVMNENQRREFAETHECQFALSARGIGRFRVSAFYQRNLVGMVLRRIETSIPKIDGLGLPPIIRDLAMTKRGLIIFVGGTGTGKSTSLASMIGHRNANSTGHIISIEDPIEYIHQHNGCIITQREVGIDTDSFEVALKNTLRQAPDVIMIGEVRTRETMEYAVAFAETGHLCLATLHANNANQALDRIIHFFPPDRHGQTWMDLSLNLKAIVAQQLIPTPDGKGRRAVIEVLLNTPLASDIIRKGAVHELKPLMIKSTEQGMQTFDQALFQLYNRGEITYEDALAYADSPNDLRLMIKLGSESDAEHLTGIAGSLSLQDTDDDKGGRSFR